The window TTGTATGATATTAAAAAGGTTGTGCGCAATTAAAATAGAAACAAAAAGGGTGGTATAGGAATGGCAACAATTTATCAATATGATGCAAAAAAAACAAATGGAGAAAGAGAATCATTAAAGAAGTATGAAAATAAAGTAGTCCTCATCGTTAATACTGCTAGCAAATGTGGATTCACCCCTCAATTTACAGAACTACAAGAATTATATGAAAAATATCAAAATGATGGACTGACGATTCTTGGTTTTCCTTGTGATCAATTTAAGGAGCAGGAGTTCGATTCAAATGAAGAAATTATGGAATTTTGCCAAGTCAATTATGGGGTTACATTCCCTATGTATGCGAAAATAGATGTGAAGGGAGAAAATGCAGACCCTTTGTTTACATTTTTAACTTCTGAGAAAAAAGGTTTGATGAATAGTGCAATTAAATGGAATTTCACTAAGTTTCTTGTAAAACGTGACGGTACGGTTATGAAACGTTTTGCACCACAAACAAACCCTTCTAAAATGGAGAAAGATATTCAAATATTGCTAGGAGAATAACGATGAATGAAAAGAATTCAACGAGACTAGAAAATCAACTTTGTTTTACGATATATGCAGCCTCTAGAGAGATGACAAAGCTTTATCGACCATTTTTAGAGGAACTCGGACTAACGTATCCACAGTATTTAGCTATGCTCGTTTTGTGGGAAGATGAACAAGTAACGGTGAAAAAATTAGGTGAAAAACTTTTCTTAGATTCTGGTACATTGACTCCAATGTTAAAGAGAATGGAGGCACACTCTTTAGTAACACGTCATCGAGATAAAGAGGATGAACGAAAAGTAGTTATTACACTAACAGTAGAGGGAAAGCAACTAGAAAAGAAAGCCCAGTGCATCCCTGAACAACTCTTAATGGCAACGCATGTTTCACAGTTAGATGTTGAATCATTATTGAACCAATTAAAAATTTTATTAAATGAAGTTCATACACAAAATGAAAAGACGTCTCAAAAATAAGAGACGTCTTTTTAAGTATTCAATGTAAATAAATATCTTTCTATATATTGTGGAGTTTTTACAAAGGAATGCATGATAAAACTCTTAATAAAAGAATAATCTTCATTAGGTGTGGTTTTTAATAGCTCGCTCCACCATTCTGTTTCATAACGAGCAATCATGCTTAAATTATAAAGAAGTAAATAATGTAACAACATTTCTGGTAAGCAACACATTCTTTCCTTATTCGAAGGTAAAAAATATTGATTCTTTTCAAAATGATACCGAAAAGGAGGTGCTTCAAATAAGGTAGGTAGTTTGGTCCATTCAAAACTATCTTCTACTATTGTAATAGGTTCTTTGGTCTTTGATGTGATATACTCTTGGAAACGTGTAGATGACATATGATATTGCTCGAGTAAACTTGGCGAAATGACTAGTCTTTCTTTGTCTTGTAAAAGAGCAACGAGGGGAAATTCGTGAAAATGAAAATGAAACAAATCTTGAATTTCTGGTATTTGTGTCAGAAGTTGTTTCATTGTGTATTTTTCACCTTCAAGCCCAGTGTGTTGAAAGAGTTTTTCAGCTATGTGAGAGAAAAGCCCATTTTTTTGTATTTTAACTTCGTCCTCTAAAAATTGATATTGCTGTTTTTTCCTTTTTCTCGTAGAGACACCATGTGCTAGAACCGATGCAGTTTGAGGATACTCAGAATCCTGTGTTAGTAATCCAGCCTTCAAGAGGTGGGTATATCCATAAAATAATAACACGGGTTGAATGGCAAGAGGACTATTGGCAGCTTGCTGGTAATACATCTCGCCGTGTTCTAGATAATACATAAAGGGATAAGCATTATCATAGCTTTTGATTTCGAATGAGTGGATGCCTTTTTTTTGATAAACTCTTTGTAGAAATTTTTGTGTACTTGAGGCCGATTGGAATTTATGAAGAAAGCGCCAGGCTTGTGAGTGATATAACAAAGTAACACCTCCGAATAAATTGAAAAATCTAACAATTTATATTATTCTTGACAGTATTTTATCCAATTGTTAACCTACTAATAATATTTTTTTGCCTGAGGAGGAAATGGAGAATGTGGGAAACGAAATTTCAAAAAGAAGGTTTAACGTTTGATGATGTATTATTGCTACCAGCAAAGTCAGAGGTACTTCCAAAAGATGTGAATTTAAGTGTTGAATTGTCTGCTAGTTTGCACTTGAATTTACCTGTTATTAGTGCTGGGATGGATACTGTAACTGAAGCTGAGATGGCTATTAGTATGGCAAGACAGGGTGGTTTAGGTATTATCCATAAAAATATGAGTATTGAGCAGCAAGCAGAACAAGTAGATAAAGTGAAACGCTCAGAAAGTGGTGTCATAACTGACCCTTTCTTCTTAACCCCAAGTCATCAAGTATTTGATGCAGAACACCTCATGAGCAAATATCGTATTTCAGGAGTGCCGATTGTCAATGATATTGTAGATCAGAAGTTAGTAGGCATCATCACCAATCGTGACTTACGTTTTATTCAGGACTACTCTATCCCTATTTCCGACGTTATGACGAAAGATCGTTTAGTTACTGCTTCTGTAGGAACCACAATTGATGAGGCAGAAAAAATTCTCCAACAACATAAGATTGAAAAACTTCCTCTAATTGATACGAATGGGATGCTAAAAGGGTTAATTACAATTAAAGATATTGAAAAAGTAATTGAATTCCCGCATTCAGCCAAGGATAGTCAAGGTCGGTTATTAGTAGGAGCAGCGGTAGGAGTATCTAAAGATACGATGAAGCGCATTGAAATGCTCGTCCAATCAAACGTTGATGCGATTGTGATTGATACTGCGCATGGACACTCAAGAGGCGTCATTGAAACTGTAAGAGAGATTCGAACGCTCTATCCTGAGTTAAATATCATTGCAGGAAATGTTGCAACAGCAGAAGCGACAAGAGATTTATACGAAGCAGGGGCCGATGTTGTTAAAGTAGGAATTGGACCTGGATCAATCTGTACAACAAGAGTGGTAGCAGGTGTAGGAGTTCCACAGATAACAGCCATTTATGATTGTGCGTCAGAAGCTAGAAAGTACGGAAAAACAATCATTGCAGATGGTGGAATTAAATACTCTGGTGATATTGTGAAAGCACTAGCATCTGGTGGGCATGCAGTTATGCTAGGAAGTTTACTTGCTGGTACATCTGAAAGTCCTGGTGATACAGAGATTTTCCAAGGCAGACGCTTTAAGGTATATCGTGGTATGGGTTCTATTGCCGCGATGGAAAAAGGATCAAAGGATCGATATTTCCAAGAAGATGCAAAGAAATTTGTACCTGAAGGCATTGAGGGACGAATTGCCTATAAAGGACCTATTGCTGATACAATTTATCAACTTGTTGGTGGTATTCGTTCCGGTATGGGCTATTGTGGAGCACCAAATTTAGAATTTCTTCGTGAGAGAGCTCAGTTCGTGAGGATGACGGGAGCTGGTTTGCGAGAAAGCCATCCACATGATGTGCAAATAACAAAAGAAGCCCCAAATTACTCTTTATGATAGTATGAATAGGACTTTCTATGTGAAGGTCCTGTTTTTTTTGTAAGGCTCTTTTCGTATACATTGTGGTTATTTCACCTGATTTTTGACTAAATCCTCCAGCGATGCAGGCATCACCTCCGAGTTCTTCATTTGCCTGCCGCCGCAGGGCAGCCACTTCCGCTTTTCTCTGATCCAGCTGCAGTGGCTAGGGACTCGGGCATTTGTCAGCCCACTACGTGAAGCAGGCTTCACTGCGTGTTCTGCCAGATGCCTGCCGTCCCTGGGCAGCCACTTTCGCATTTCGTAAATGATGCCCGAAACAAAGCTATATCACAGATGATTAACTGATACGAAAAGCCACAATCTTTGCGAAAACAGCCTTTTGTATAGATTGTTTTCGCAGCAATAGATATTCAGTTAAATAGATGGGTTTTAGGGTACCTTTTCCTCTGTTTTTGAATGAAACACATCCGAAAATGGAGGAGTACATTAAATATTGAATAGAATTGCAACGATATATATGACAAGAGTTTTCATGATAAGAAAGGTAGTTTTGTCTTAGTATGAAGATGAATTAATTATGGTGATATAGGTCTTTTCACTGTCTACTAAAAAGCAAGGAGTTGTGATAAAATAGCGACAGTGTAGATGAAAAATATGGAGGGCTAACAACGTGAAAAAACAATGGTTTCAAAAAACAGTGGCTTGTACTTTAGCATTTTTAATAGCTTTTGGACTGGTTCAAACCCCACAATCTGCTAGTGCAGAAGATGCGTTGAACATCAACGCCCAAGCAGCCATTTTAATTGATGCAGAGACGGGTAAGGTTTTATATGAAAAGAACTCGGAAACAGCGTTAGGCATTGCGAGTATGACGAAAATGATGACAGAATTCCTACTGTTAGAAGCTGTCGACCAAGGCCGTGTAAGCTGGGATCAGAAATACTTTGTTAGTGATTATGTCTATAAAATTTCTCAAGATACTTCTTTAAGTAATGTTCCGCTAAAAGCAGATGGTCAATATTCGATTCAAGAACTATATGAAGCGATGGCGATTTATTCAGCCAATGGTGCGACCATTGCGATTGCTGAAACCATTGCAGGAACGGAAGCAAACTTTGTCAAGATGATGAATGACAAAGCGAAAGAGTTAGGACTTGAAAATTATCAGTTTGTGAATTCGACGGGATTAAATAATGCAGATTTATATGGAATGCACCCTGAAACGACAGGTGCTACTGAAGAAAATATTATGTCTGCAAAATCGACTGCAACACTGGCTTATGAGCTAATAAAGAAATATCCAGAGGTATTAGAAACTTCAAGTATTGAGAAGAAAGTATTCCGTGAAGGCATTGAAGATGAAGAGACCAATATGGAAAATTGGAATTGGATGCTTCCTCAACTTGTTTTCAAATATGAAGGTATGGATGGACTCAAAACAGGCACAACAGACTTTGCGGGTTATTGTTTCACAGGTACTGCCGAACGTAATGGAATGCGTTTTATCACGGTTGTGATGGATGCAAAAACAGAAACGGGGGCCGGGTCCTATAAATCAAGATTTGATGAAACTAGAAAAATGATGGATTTCGCTTTTAGCAACTACTCGCTAGAAGAAATAGTACCAGCGAACTATAAAGTTGAAAAGCAAGAAAATGTACCTGTAATTAAAGGGAAAGAAGACGAAGTAGCTATATCTTCTGATGCTCCTATATCAGTCATGATTCGTAACGGTGAGCAAGACAATTACAAACCAGTCTTTACTCCTTCTGGGGACTCTCTAACGGAAGATGGGGAGTTAGAAGCTCCAATTAAGAAAGGTCAAGTAGTCGGAACGTTGACGGTAAAGTATGACGGAGATGACTATGGATATGTAAATTCTAAAGCAAAAAAGAAAATTTCCGTAGATATGGTAACAGAAGATTCTGTCGAGAAGGCAAATTGGTTTGTTCTTTCATTGCGTGCAATAGGCGGATTTTTTGCAGACATTTGGAATAGTGTTGTTTCAGGTATTAAAGGCTTATTTTAATACTGTTCACCTCATGTCCTTGACATGAGGTGTTTTTTATTGTTTATTTAGCATGGAGGAATCTTTTTAGGTTTCATTATTTTCGTTTAGATTTTTAAGGGTTAGGTTATCGTAATCGGTAGTGTAAAGAACAGCAATTACATAAAGGGGGACTTATCATTATGAAAACGGGTACAGATCGTGTTAAAAGAGGGATGGCCGAAATGCAAAAAGGCGGCGTTATTATGGACGTTATCAATGCAGAGCAAGCCAAAATAGCAGAAGAAGCAGGTGCTGTTGCGGTAATGGCACTAGAGCGCGTACCAGCTGATATTCGCAAAGCTGGTGGTGTAGCAAGAATGGCAGATCCTCGCATCGTTGAAGAGGTAATGAATGCTGTTAGTATTCCTGTTATGGCAAAGGCTCGGATTGGCCATATTGTTGAAGCACGTATACTAGAATCAATGGGTGTAGATTATATAGATGAAAGTGAAGTACTAACACCAGCAGATGAAGAGTATCACTTGAATAAAAAAGATTATACAGTACCATTTGTCTGTGGATGTCGTGATTTAGGCGAAGCTGCGCGTCGTATTGGCGAAGGTGCTTCGATGTTACGTACAAAAGGAGAGCCAGGTACAGGAAATATTGTGGAAGCTGTCCGCCATATTCGTAAAGTAAATGCTCAAGTACGTAAGCTTGTAAACATGAATGAAGATGAAATCATGACAGAGGCTAAACTACTTGGAGCACCTTATGAATTACTACTAGAAATTAAAGAACACGGTCGCTTACCAGTGGTAAACTTTGCGGCTGGTGGCGTGGCAACTCCTGCTGATGCTGCCCTTATGATGCAATTAGGAGCTGATGGTGTATTCGTCGGATCAGGGATTTTTAAATCAGAGAATCCAGCTAAAATGGCCAAAGCAATTGTTGAAGCAACAACGCATTATCAAGATTATAAGCTAATTGCAGAGATTTCCAAAGAACTTGGAACGGCGATGAAAGGGATTGAAATTAGCTCAATAACTCCAGAAAACCGTATGCAAGAGCGCGGTTGGTAAGGAGAAGTCCTCTATGATCAAAATTGGAGTACTTGGACTGCAAGGTGCTGTACGAGAGCATATCCGCTCTATTGAAGCATGTGGAGCGGAAGCAGTCATCATCAAAAGAGCTGGACAACTAGAGAACGTTGATGGTCTTATTATGCCAGGTGGAGAAAGTACGACAATGAGACGTTTAATTGATCGCTATCAGTTCATGCAACCTTTGCAACAGTTTGCTAAAGAAGGAAAGCCGATATTTGGTACATGCGCAGGCTTAATTCTGTTAGCAAAAGAAATTGTAGGCTATAGTGAACCTCATTTAGGATTAATTAATGCAACCGTCGAACGAAATTCATTTGGTCGGCAAAAAGAGAGTTTCGAAGCATCTTTACACATCAAAGGTGTGGCAGAAGATTTTAATGCCGTCTTTATTCGTGCCCCGCACATCGTTTCTGTTGAAGAGGGTGTTGAAATATTAGCTGAGCATAACGGTCGTATTGTTGCTGCTCGAGATGGTCAGTTTTTAGGTTGCTCTTTCCATCCAGAATTGACAGACGACCACAGATTAACAGCTTATTTTGTTACGATGGTACAGGAATTTAAAGGTGTTTCTGCATAAAAATAGTTGCAGTAGGTAAATAATTGTAGTACATTATGAATAATTAAATTCAAAGCAAATAAAACGTTGACAGGAACTAGTAACACTATGACTTTTTTTTAGAGAGTCGGTGGTTGGTGAAAACCGATAAGAAGCATGTGTGAATCCATCCTTGAGTGAGGAGCCGAATGTAAGTAAGCTCTTCCGGCTAGAGACCGTTATTCTTTACAAGGTGGAGAGCATATGCTTTCAACTAGGGTGGCAACGCGGGTAACTCTCGTCCCTTTTCTAAGGGATGGGAGTTTTTTATTTGTCAAAAAAGGAGGAAGCAGAATGTTAGATATTAAATTTTTACGAACAAACTTTCAAGAAGTGAAAGAAAGACTGGCTCACCGTGGTGAGGATTTGAGTGATTTTGAAATCTTCGAGGCGTTAGATAATAAGCGTCGAGAACTGATTGTTCAAACAGAGCAATTAAAAAGTGAGCGCAATGAAGTATCACAGAAAATCGCCGTCATGAAACGAGAAAAACAAAATGCAGATGGACTTATTTTGCGAATGCGTGACGTAGGAGAAAAGGTAAAAGAGTTTGATGACGAGTTGAGAGTAGTCGAAGAACGATTAGAAAATTTATTATTATCCATTCCAAATATTCCTCATGAGAGTGTTCCGGTTGGAGAGACAGAAGATGATAATATCGATGTGCGGCAATGGGGCGAGTTGCCTTCATTTGATTTCGAAGCAAAGCCACACTGGGATCTAGCAACGAGTCTAGATATCCTTGATTTTGAACGTGCCGGAAAAGTCACAGGAAGCCGTTTTGTTTTTTATAAAGGATTAGGTGCTAGACTAGAGCGTGCACTGATCAACTTCATGATGGACCTTCATTCAGATGAGCATGAGTATAAAGAAATTCTGCCACCTTATCTGGTGAACCGTGCGAGCATGACAGGGACAGGTCAATTGCCGAAGTTCGAAGAGGATGCTTTTTTGATTGAAAAGGAAGATTATTTTTTAATTCCTACTTCAGAGGTTCCCGTAACAAACTATCATCGGGATGAAATTTTAGTTGGAGATGAACTACCTATTGGTTATGCTGCCTATAGTGCTAATTTTCGATCTGAAGCGGGATCAGCCGGTCGAGATACTAGAGGATTAATTCGTCAACATCAATTCAATAAAGTAGAACTAGTTCGTTTTGTTAAGCCTGAGAACTCTTATGAAGAACTTGAAAAATTGACTGGACATGCAGAGAAAGTACTTCAACTCCTTGGCTTACCATATCGAGTACTAAGTATGTGTACTGGTGATTTAGGTTTCACAGCCGCTAAGAAATATGACATAGAAGTATGGATTCCGAGCTACAATACGTATCGTGAAATTTCTTCTTGTTCTAACTTTGAAGCTTTTCAAGCGCGCCGTGCCAATATTCGATTCCGTCGTGAGCCTAATGCAAAGCCAGAACATGTGCATACCTTGAATGGATCAGGCTTAGCGATTGGAAGAACGGTTGCAGCAATCTTAGAGAATTACCAACAAGAGGATGGTTCTATTATCATTCCAGAAGTTCTTCGTCCGTATATGGGAAGAAAAGAAGTTATTCAACTAGAGTAAAAGTAAGTAAGAAAAGCAAAAGGCGTAAGCATATCGACGTCCTATAGTAGGCGAGGACTGAACTGGCATCATTTTCTTATCAGGACAGGGATTGAACTTCTGACCTCGAGTCAAATGAATAACTCTC of the Bacillus sp. 2205SS5-2 genome contains:
- a CDS encoding glutathione peroxidase, giving the protein MATIYQYDAKKTNGERESLKKYENKVVLIVNTASKCGFTPQFTELQELYEKYQNDGLTILGFPCDQFKEQEFDSNEEIMEFCQVNYGVTFPMYAKIDVKGENADPLFTFLTSEKKGLMNSAIKWNFTKFLVKRDGTVMKRFAPQTNPSKMEKDIQILLGE
- a CDS encoding MarR family winged helix-turn-helix transcriptional regulator, giving the protein MNEKNSTRLENQLCFTIYAASREMTKLYRPFLEELGLTYPQYLAMLVLWEDEQVTVKKLGEKLFLDSGTLTPMLKRMEAHSLVTRHRDKEDERKVVITLTVEGKQLEKKAQCIPEQLLMATHVSQLDVESLLNQLKILLNEVHTQNEKTSQK
- a CDS encoding YaaC family protein is translated as MLYHSQAWRFLHKFQSASSTQKFLQRVYQKKGIHSFEIKSYDNAYPFMYYLEHGEMYYQQAANSPLAIQPVLLFYGYTHLLKAGLLTQDSEYPQTASVLAHGVSTRKRKKQQYQFLEDEVKIQKNGLFSHIAEKLFQHTGLEGEKYTMKQLLTQIPEIQDLFHFHFHEFPLVALLQDKERLVISPSLLEQYHMSSTRFQEYITSKTKEPITIVEDSFEWTKLPTLFEAPPFRYHFEKNQYFLPSNKERMCCLPEMLLHYLLLYNLSMIARYETEWWSELLKTTPNEDYSFIKSFIMHSFVKTPQYIERYLFTLNT
- the guaB gene encoding IMP dehydrogenase, whose protein sequence is MWETKFQKEGLTFDDVLLLPAKSEVLPKDVNLSVELSASLHLNLPVISAGMDTVTEAEMAISMARQGGLGIIHKNMSIEQQAEQVDKVKRSESGVITDPFFLTPSHQVFDAEHLMSKYRISGVPIVNDIVDQKLVGIITNRDLRFIQDYSIPISDVMTKDRLVTASVGTTIDEAEKILQQHKIEKLPLIDTNGMLKGLITIKDIEKVIEFPHSAKDSQGRLLVGAAVGVSKDTMKRIEMLVQSNVDAIVIDTAHGHSRGVIETVREIRTLYPELNIIAGNVATAEATRDLYEAGADVVKVGIGPGSICTTRVVAGVGVPQITAIYDCASEARKYGKTIIADGGIKYSGDIVKALASGGHAVMLGSLLAGTSESPGDTEIFQGRRFKVYRGMGSIAAMEKGSKDRYFQEDAKKFVPEGIEGRIAYKGPIADTIYQLVGGIRSGMGYCGAPNLEFLRERAQFVRMTGAGLRESHPHDVQITKEAPNYSL
- a CDS encoding serine hydrolase; the encoded protein is MKKQWFQKTVACTLAFLIAFGLVQTPQSASAEDALNINAQAAILIDAETGKVLYEKNSETALGIASMTKMMTEFLLLEAVDQGRVSWDQKYFVSDYVYKISQDTSLSNVPLKADGQYSIQELYEAMAIYSANGATIAIAETIAGTEANFVKMMNDKAKELGLENYQFVNSTGLNNADLYGMHPETTGATEENIMSAKSTATLAYELIKKYPEVLETSSIEKKVFREGIEDEETNMENWNWMLPQLVFKYEGMDGLKTGTTDFAGYCFTGTAERNGMRFITVVMDAKTETGAGSYKSRFDETRKMMDFAFSNYSLEEIVPANYKVEKQENVPVIKGKEDEVAISSDAPISVMIRNGEQDNYKPVFTPSGDSLTEDGELEAPIKKGQVVGTLTVKYDGDDYGYVNSKAKKKISVDMVTEDSVEKANWFVLSLRAIGGFFADIWNSVVSGIKGLF
- the pdxS gene encoding pyridoxal 5'-phosphate synthase lyase subunit PdxS, whose translation is MMKTGTDRVKRGMAEMQKGGVIMDVINAEQAKIAEEAGAVAVMALERVPADIRKAGGVARMADPRIVEEVMNAVSIPVMAKARIGHIVEARILESMGVDYIDESEVLTPADEEYHLNKKDYTVPFVCGCRDLGEAARRIGEGASMLRTKGEPGTGNIVEAVRHIRKVNAQVRKLVNMNEDEIMTEAKLLGAPYELLLEIKEHGRLPVVNFAAGGVATPADAALMMQLGADGVFVGSGIFKSENPAKMAKAIVEATTHYQDYKLIAEISKELGTAMKGIEISSITPENRMQERGW
- the pdxT gene encoding pyridoxal 5'-phosphate synthase glutaminase subunit PdxT, with product MIKIGVLGLQGAVREHIRSIEACGAEAVIIKRAGQLENVDGLIMPGGESTTMRRLIDRYQFMQPLQQFAKEGKPIFGTCAGLILLAKEIVGYSEPHLGLINATVERNSFGRQKESFEASLHIKGVAEDFNAVFIRAPHIVSVEEGVEILAEHNGRIVAARDGQFLGCSFHPELTDDHRLTAYFVTMVQEFKGVSA
- the serS gene encoding serine--tRNA ligase, yielding MLDIKFLRTNFQEVKERLAHRGEDLSDFEIFEALDNKRRELIVQTEQLKSERNEVSQKIAVMKREKQNADGLILRMRDVGEKVKEFDDELRVVEERLENLLLSIPNIPHESVPVGETEDDNIDVRQWGELPSFDFEAKPHWDLATSLDILDFERAGKVTGSRFVFYKGLGARLERALINFMMDLHSDEHEYKEILPPYLVNRASMTGTGQLPKFEEDAFLIEKEDYFLIPTSEVPVTNYHRDEILVGDELPIGYAAYSANFRSEAGSAGRDTRGLIRQHQFNKVELVRFVKPENSYEELEKLTGHAEKVLQLLGLPYRVLSMCTGDLGFTAAKKYDIEVWIPSYNTYREISSCSNFEAFQARRANIRFRREPNAKPEHVHTLNGSGLAIGRTVAAILENYQQEDGSIIIPEVLRPYMGRKEVIQLE